A region of Anopheles merus strain MAF chromosome 2R, AmerM5.1, whole genome shotgun sequence DNA encodes the following proteins:
- the LOC121590255 gene encoding uncharacterized protein LOC121590255 has protein sequence MEGEVSVLLVITVIIGTILMTSLLACYICVFRQLCCSRDMDLDRSYSTRGSKRTLRDSTNLAEITNITSQQTEIEKV, from the coding sequence ATGGAGGGCGAGGTCAGCGTGCTGCTGGTCATTACCGTGATCATCGGCACGATCCTGATGACCTCGCTGCTGGCCTGCTACATCTGCGTGTTCCGCCAGCTGTGCTGCTCGCGCGATATGGACCTCGACCGGAGCTACAGTACGCGCGGCTCGAAGCGCACGTTGCGCGACAGCACCAACCTGGCGGAGATCACCAACATCACCAGCCAACAGACGGAGATCGAGAAGGTTTAG